Proteins found in one Fulvitalea axinellae genomic segment:
- a CDS encoding T9SS type A sorting domain-containing protein — MRKILLFTVMIVVYSTNIYGQTSNAFDPVERDALLLLYDSAGGKDWRFGNGRDNSVQELRKRKESPFYKMVTGSAIIRNTRTHIQELNLTNNNLSGALPDSLFECNPAKYGFPASMVSYFSPVLYSVNTPLKFGHNSLRRVSSRIGYTNTGAVKGLFLDHNFLTGFGIDKFPDNIGGLGGWGVYGTLDLSNNLIRELTGADFSWDPKRRESGISSRIMKIDIANNLMDFQSLLLFEDLALKSANRARPNFTPAFVKKDITVWPQRKLGEAQAEMSLDKGQSHELSFSLRHAQNKYSWLLNGKPMPLSDGKTFTIKEFDTEKAGVYTCRVTNPAYPDQPLESVDFALWLNKPGNKAPTSLAINNSKAIPHTKLSSVVGTLTGVDPDGDALNFRLVEGDDFRYNSSFRIIEGNTLVTAEEIFEYPSLKEYKIRVEAYDPYGGKFRQTITVSRLELPEGVTLIESFLLSKSDFPENEADFAIGEFALKGNNKNLNGEYAFTLPEGQQDNALFSLEGNTLKTKSEFNFEKRKDYSVSVKATHKTHADIFQQVVFKLKVTDANDAPTLVAISGNLLKDTDPAGTEIGQLFSADEDPADLSFTFALTDKDSEFFVIHGSKLKNKKRLTAGVYKVGVSASDSKGASVEATISVVVQKTGDGGEVVKTVPEIKHFEDISGKAGSKIALTAYSTSDAKLEYELVSGQEFVQLNDGELSLVKAGTAELKASVPETDSFKAGEKTIHVKVLQEEELVEAKISHLQNMVLFLGDAPIPLTGYTNSEAKIQYEVVSGAEFVGINPPFLTVTAVGNAKVRAYVSATDNFTSAEAFFHVKVMGSGRLDAEIENFEDLFLTTDMEKVHLSAHSESDGKVYYELLSGEETIALENLTLTIKAPGLATVKAYTSATSKYNGAEKIITVKVAKTLSVDDFPAVTASPNPTERFVTVTLPRNSVTVSRIFDTYGHLINTEKHSEKMFKIDLEGLPLGIYTLSVTGEGIAKSIRIIKK; from the coding sequence ATGAGAAAAATTTTACTGTTTACCGTGATGATTGTGGTGTATTCCACAAACATTTACGGGCAGACTAGCAATGCGTTTGACCCTGTTGAGCGTGACGCTTTGTTGCTTTTGTACGATAGCGCCGGGGGAAAAGACTGGCGTTTCGGAAACGGCAGGGACAATTCTGTTCAGGAGTTGAGAAAGCGGAAAGAAAGTCCGTTTTACAAAATGGTGACTGGTTCGGCGATCATCCGAAACACACGGACCCATATCCAGGAGCTAAACCTTACCAACAATAATCTTTCGGGGGCTTTGCCCGACAGTTTATTTGAGTGCAATCCCGCAAAGTACGGTTTTCCGGCTTCTATGGTCAGTTATTTCAGTCCGGTGCTTTATTCGGTCAACACCCCTTTGAAGTTTGGACATAACAGCCTTAGGAGAGTATCGTCGAGGATAGGTTATACGAATACTGGAGCGGTGAAGGGGCTTTTTCTGGACCACAATTTCCTGACGGGATTCGGTATCGATAAATTCCCCGACAATATCGGAGGTCTTGGCGGTTGGGGAGTTTACGGTACGCTGGACCTGAGCAATAACCTGATTCGGGAACTTACTGGGGCGGATTTCTCTTGGGATCCGAAAAGGAGGGAATCCGGAATATCGAGCCGGATTATGAAAATCGATATCGCGAATAACCTGATGGATTTTCAGAGCCTTCTGCTTTTTGAAGACCTTGCGCTCAAGTCCGCTAACAGGGCTCGGCCCAATTTTACTCCCGCTTTTGTGAAGAAGGACATTACGGTGTGGCCACAGAGAAAACTTGGCGAAGCGCAAGCGGAGATGAGTTTGGACAAAGGCCAAAGCCATGAGCTTAGTTTTTCGCTTAGGCATGCGCAGAACAAATACAGTTGGTTGCTGAATGGAAAACCGATGCCATTGTCTGATGGAAAAACCTTTACGATAAAGGAATTTGATACTGAAAAAGCGGGCGTCTATACCTGTCGCGTCACCAATCCCGCGTATCCGGACCAACCGCTCGAAAGCGTTGATTTTGCGCTTTGGCTGAATAAGCCCGGAAACAAGGCGCCGACTTCTTTGGCTATAAACAACAGCAAGGCGATACCGCATACGAAACTGTCGAGCGTTGTCGGTACGCTCACGGGCGTGGACCCTGACGGCGACGCCTTGAACTTCCGTTTGGTTGAGGGTGATGATTTTCGGTATAACAGCAGTTTTCGGATCATCGAGGGAAACACTCTGGTTACCGCCGAGGAGATTTTCGAATATCCGTCGCTTAAAGAATATAAGATCAGGGTGGAAGCGTATGACCCGTACGGGGGCAAGTTCCGGCAAACGATTACCGTTAGTCGTCTAGAGTTGCCTGAGGGCGTTACGTTGATCGAATCGTTTTTGCTTTCAAAATCCGATTTTCCGGAGAACGAGGCCGATTTCGCTATCGGTGAGTTCGCTTTGAAAGGAAATAATAAAAACCTGAACGGCGAATACGCTTTTACGCTGCCGGAAGGGCAACAGGATAACGCCCTTTTCTCACTGGAAGGAAATACGCTGAAGACGAAATCGGAATTCAATTTTGAGAAACGGAAAGACTACTCCGTCAGCGTTAAGGCGACGCATAAGACCCATGCGGATATATTTCAGCAAGTGGTATTCAAGCTGAAAGTGACCGATGCCAATGACGCGCCGACTTTGGTGGCCATCAGCGGAAACCTGTTGAAAGACACGGATCCGGCGGGAACCGAGATAGGTCAGCTTTTTTCCGCCGACGAGGATCCGGCGGATTTGAGTTTTACTTTCGCTTTGACCGATAAAGATTCAGAGTTTTTTGTGATTCACGGATCGAAATTGAAAAACAAAAAGCGCCTTACGGCAGGCGTGTATAAAGTGGGCGTTTCGGCCAGCGACAGCAAAGGCGCTTCGGTGGAAGCGACAATCTCGGTGGTTGTGCAGAAAACCGGAGACGGAGGCGAGGTGGTGAAAACCGTTCCGGAGATAAAGCACTTCGAAGACATTTCCGGCAAAGCGGGCTCGAAAATCGCCCTTACGGCTTACTCCACTTCCGACGCTAAATTGGAATACGAATTGGTGTCTGGGCAAGAATTCGTACAGCTTAATGACGGAGAACTGTCGTTGGTCAAGGCGGGAACTGCCGAGCTGAAAGCCTCCGTGCCGGAGACCGATTCGTTTAAGGCGGGAGAGAAAACCATACACGTAAAAGTGCTTCAGGAAGAGGAACTGGTGGAGGCGAAAATCTCTCATTTACAGAATATGGTGCTGTTTCTGGGCGACGCCCCCATACCGCTTACCGGATACACGAACTCCGAAGCGAAAATTCAATACGAGGTTGTTTCGGGTGCCGAATTCGTCGGGATTAATCCTCCCTTTTTGACGGTCACCGCCGTAGGCAACGCCAAAGTGAGAGCATACGTTTCCGCTACGGACAATTTTACTTCGGCTGAGGCTTTTTTCCACGTCAAAGTTATGGGAAGCGGTCGTTTGGACGCGGAGATCGAGAACTTCGAAGACCTGTTTTTGACTACTGATATGGAAAAGGTTCATCTGTCGGCCCATTCCGAATCGGACGGCAAGGTATATTACGAACTATTGTCGGGCGAAGAGACCATTGCTTTGGAGAACCTGACTCTGACGATAAAAGCCCCGGGCCTGGCGACGGTAAAAGCCTATACGTCGGCCACGTCAAAATATAACGGAGCGGAAAAAATCATAACCGTAAAGGTGGCCAAAACGCTAAGCGTGGATGATTTTCCGGCCGTAACCGCATCGCCGAACCCGACGGAGCGCTTTGTCACTGTAACACTTCCGAGGAACTCCGTTACGGTATCAAGAATTTTCGATACCTACGGACACTTGATCAATACCGAAAAGCACTCGGAAAAGATGTTTAAGATAGATTTGGAAGGACTCCCATTGGGAATTTATACGCTAAGCGTAACGGGTGAGGGAATAGCGAAGAGTATTAGAATAATTAAAAAATAG
- a CDS encoding TspO/MBR family protein, with the protein MLLRLIIFLALNFSALGIGGFFTGKGVPSDWYEVLDKAPWTPPGWVFGAAWTSIMVCYAVYLALLWPSLENKKLLLALFACQWILNVSWNPVFFHFHQIGWGLIVIVALTAVVAFTLVHYFENFRTGSLLLLPYLLWLLVATSLNGYIFLKN; encoded by the coding sequence ATGCTACTACGCCTAATAATTTTCCTCGCCCTTAACTTCTCCGCACTGGGCATCGGCGGTTTCTTTACGGGAAAAGGCGTGCCATCGGATTGGTACGAGGTGCTGGACAAAGCCCCCTGGACTCCTCCGGGTTGGGTTTTCGGCGCGGCTTGGACCAGCATTATGGTTTGCTACGCCGTGTACTTGGCTTTGCTGTGGCCTTCGCTTGAAAACAAGAAGTTATTACTGGCGCTCTTCGCCTGCCAATGGATTCTGAACGTATCGTGGAATCCGGTTTTCTTCCACTTTCACCAAATCGGTTGGGGACTAATAGTTATCGTCGCCCTTACCGCGGTGGTTGCTTTTACGTTGGTACATTATTTTGAAAATTTCAGAACAGGAAGCCTTTTGCTATTGCCGTATTTGCTTTGGCTATTGGTGGCCACTTCCCTAAACGGTTATATATTCCTCAAAAACTAA
- a CDS encoding cyclic-phosphate processing receiver domain-containing protein, whose protein sequence is MKKLFLDDLRSVEMIYGEGSGADFDIVRTYEAFVEYIQKNGLPDFISFDNDLGMDTSGKHVAPDGYAATKWLVYESGLDLKELKFKVHSANPVASKQIEGLLTNYIRHLKELSSH, encoded by the coding sequence ATGAAAAAACTCTTCCTCGATGATCTCAGGTCGGTCGAAATGATTTACGGGGAAGGCTCCGGAGCCGACTTCGATATTGTCAGAACATACGAGGCCTTCGTAGAGTATATCCAGAAAAACGGTCTGCCTGACTTTATTAGTTTTGATAACGACCTCGGAATGGACACCAGCGGAAAACACGTAGCTCCTGACGGGTACGCAGCTACGAAATGGTTGGTCTACGAATCAGGACTGGATTTGAAGGAGTTGAAATTTAAGGTTCATTCCGCCAACCCTGTCGCGTCAAAGCAGATTGAAGGGCTTTTGACAAATTACATCCGGCATTTGAAGGAGCTCTCCTCGCATTAA
- a CDS encoding DUF6268 family outer membrane beta-barrel protein, which translates to MKKYFLLFLIFIGQKLYAQDFEMFSVQSSFFQKRDIKEKTQDDKVAYMDFSVALTIPQVFNNSETILAHTLEYSNLKTKTELVSNNSSNKYSSDFHSLAYNLNFNQKLNDKWRINIGLSPTLTSDFEEGLTKKDFTLLANALLLRMKSERLNYGFGLVFSNSLGRELLLPFAVLNYSTGRKTLNVTFPQKISLMFNTENKNVFYGFSAFLNGAQYNTNIRRQQFSFVTDRVSYSDLNLGGTLEFRLKGGIYARTSFGMAMFRALELQNESKDTIDVTPKNGLFFNTGIIFYPLRGKASK; encoded by the coding sequence ATGAAAAAATACTTCTTATTGTTTTTGATATTTATTGGCCAGAAGCTTTATGCTCAAGATTTCGAAATGTTTAGCGTCCAGTCAAGTTTCTTCCAGAAGCGGGATATAAAAGAGAAAACGCAGGACGACAAAGTGGCGTATATGGATTTTAGCGTGGCGCTTACCATTCCTCAGGTATTTAATAATTCGGAAACCATTCTGGCGCATACGTTAGAGTATTCGAATTTGAAAACAAAAACGGAATTGGTATCGAACAATTCCTCGAATAAGTATTCTTCGGATTTTCATTCCCTTGCCTATAATTTAAACTTCAACCAGAAGCTTAATGACAAATGGCGGATAAACATAGGCCTTTCGCCTACGCTGACTTCGGACTTTGAGGAGGGGCTTACAAAGAAAGATTTTACGCTTTTGGCAAACGCTTTATTGCTCAGAATGAAAAGCGAGCGTTTGAATTATGGCTTTGGTTTGGTCTTCAGTAACAGTTTGGGAAGAGAATTGCTCCTGCCGTTTGCCGTGCTTAACTACAGCACTGGGCGAAAAACGCTGAACGTTACGTTTCCGCAAAAAATCTCATTGATGTTCAATACCGAAAACAAGAATGTTTTTTACGGTTTCAGCGCCTTTTTAAACGGAGCGCAATATAACACCAATATCAGGAGACAGCAGTTTAGCTTCGTTACCGATAGGGTAAGTTATAGTGACCTGAATCTGGGGGGAACGCTTGAGTTTCGTTTGAAAGGAGGGATTTACGCTAGAACCTCTTTTGGAATGGCTATGTTCAGGGCTTTGGAATTGCAAAACGAATCCAAAGATACGATAGATGTCACACCCAAAAACGGATTGTTTTTCAACACGGGTATTATATTTTATCCATTAAGAGGGAAAGCATCAAAATAA
- a CDS encoding DUF3267 domain-containing protein yields the protein MKDIENFKKEKLTVNLVWANVFGFLILVPISVVYITPYYFLWNDDSGLASKLTGMKAQEVAFGGIYVLVALVLGIIIHELIHGITWARFAKNGFKSIKFGILWKMLTPYCHCMEPLKVKDYIKGAIMPAIVLGFVPAVLAIVTGHLGLLAFGIFFTMAASGDFLIINLIRKENMEDMVQDHPSEVGCYIYRREERSAEVGK from the coding sequence ATGAAAGATATAGAGAATTTCAAAAAGGAAAAGCTCACCGTTAATCTGGTTTGGGCTAATGTTTTCGGGTTTTTGATATTGGTTCCGATTAGCGTGGTGTATATCACTCCATATTATTTTTTGTGGAACGACGATTCCGGTTTGGCAAGCAAGCTTACCGGGATGAAAGCGCAGGAAGTGGCCTTTGGGGGAATATACGTTCTTGTCGCATTGGTTTTGGGCATTATTATCCATGAATTGATTCATGGCATCACGTGGGCGAGGTTTGCGAAGAATGGTTTCAAGTCAATCAAATTTGGCATACTGTGGAAAATGTTGACGCCGTATTGCCATTGCATGGAACCGCTGAAAGTGAAGGATTATATCAAAGGGGCCATTATGCCCGCTATTGTTTTGGGATTTGTCCCCGCTGTTTTGGCCATTGTTACCGGCCATTTGGGCTTGTTGGCATTCGGTATATTTTTCACCATGGCGGCCAGCGGTGATTTTCTGATTATCAACCTTATCAGAAAAGAGAATATGGAGGATATGGTACAGGATCACCCGTCGGAAGTGGGTTGTTATATTTATAGAAGAGAGGAGCGTTCCGCTGAAGTGGGCAAGTAG
- a CDS encoding VOC family protein produces MKRIALSLLVVMLILGFDNRESAPQQSDSTLNQNVKDMNSFISIFEIPATDISRAIGFYQSVLDIKIEKMEMPDLEIGVMPYEGQAVTGVIMKGEGFRPSADGVTIYLNGGDNLQVMLDKVEPNGGKILVPKTPHADESGFFALFLDSEGNKMGLHSPN; encoded by the coding sequence ATGAAAAGAATAGCGCTTAGCCTCCTTGTCGTGATGTTAATCTTAGGGTTCGATAACCGCGAGTCCGCCCCACAGCAATCCGACTCTACCTTAAACCAAAACGTAAAAGACATGAACAGCTTTATCTCCATCTTCGAAATTCCGGCCACCGACATTTCCCGGGCCATCGGTTTTTACCAATCAGTTCTGGATATCAAAATCGAAAAAATGGAAATGCCCGATTTGGAAATAGGCGTAATGCCCTATGAAGGACAGGCGGTAACGGGCGTAATAATGAAAGGCGAAGGCTTCCGTCCATCTGCCGACGGCGTGACGATTTACCTAAACGGCGGTGACAATCTGCAGGTGATGCTTGACAAAGTGGAGCCGAACGGCGGTAAGATACTCGTCCCAAAAACTCCCCACGCTGATGAGAGCGGTTTTTTTGCGTTGTTTTTGGATTCGGAAGGGAATAAAATGGGGCTACATTCTCCTAATTGA
- a CDS encoding helix-turn-helix domain-containing protein, with product MDYRTFQPHPDLESLVSCYWTLEVPATDSPQRQRIVPDGTIEMAFILGEDVKRYTSENDFILQPRAMVLGQTIEPFYIEPTGYVNTFAIRFYPFGFANFVNVPIKTLVNKETPLETLFGEDTAMALEREIVQATDAEQRIGIIENFLMGKLSEQATVDNIVKTTVDALLSTKGGASIGGILKDDLSKRRKLERKFVKQIGISPKQLGKVIRMQGALKMLLNEDGESLTRIAYENEYYDQAHFIKDFKEFTGVSPKEFLGNENMALSSAFYK from the coding sequence ATGGATTACCGTACTTTTCAGCCCCATCCGGATTTAGAGTCCTTGGTCAGTTGTTATTGGACATTGGAAGTTCCGGCTACGGACAGTCCGCAAAGACAAAGGATCGTTCCTGACGGCACTATAGAGATGGCTTTTATACTTGGCGAAGACGTTAAGCGCTACACTTCCGAAAATGATTTTATTCTGCAACCGAGGGCAATGGTGCTGGGGCAAACCATCGAACCTTTTTATATAGAACCCACGGGCTATGTCAACACCTTCGCCATCCGTTTTTATCCCTTCGGCTTCGCCAACTTTGTAAACGTGCCCATAAAAACGCTGGTCAATAAAGAGACCCCACTAGAAACGCTTTTCGGGGAAGATACCGCCATGGCGTTGGAGCGGGAAATAGTCCAAGCCACTGACGCCGAACAAAGGATAGGGATTATCGAAAACTTTCTGATGGGAAAACTCAGCGAACAAGCAACGGTAGACAATATCGTGAAAACTACCGTCGACGCCCTGTTGTCTACCAAAGGCGGAGCTTCGATCGGCGGTATTCTGAAAGACGATTTATCCAAGAGAAGAAAGCTCGAAAGAAAATTCGTTAAACAGATAGGCATCAGCCCAAAACAACTAGGCAAAGTGATCCGGATGCAGGGCGCCCTGAAAATGTTGCTTAACGAAGACGGGGAAAGCCTAACACGCATAGCCTACGAAAACGAGTATTACGACCAGGCGCATTTTATCAAAGATTTCAAGGAGTTTACAGGCGTCAGCCCGAAAGAGTTTCTGGGCAACGAGAATATGGCACTCTCCTCCGCTTTTTACAAATAA
- a CDS encoding ISAs1 family transposase, with the protein MLAVFRSGGKLNFSQIHRSMKRDHDYWRDFTGGKSKCCVSRVQLRRILKDTDIQGLKAVAETTFNANETIDPQALQWFSIDGKELRGSIDKSSGDKRGESVVLVTAQEDKTSKVVGYYSGTKDSERGIVDEYFETQSGLSGTAYTMDALHNNSGLLEGIHGKRGVYLSQIKGNQKILREDLRDMERRSECLDYKKTVEKGHGRIETRIYRTYPVETGCLERRWSNTGMSCFIRVDRTRKVVKTGKTSSETSYYVSNINTGLIDQYNLPNAVRGHWSVEANNNMRDTNFGEDGLRSLVSGIQQSVSCILTAVMNILIQRNAGENMNEMREEIVADINSIHQYFNR; encoded by the coding sequence ATGCTTGCCGTATTCAGGAGCGGAGGAAAACTCAATTTCTCACAGATTCACCGCTCAATGAAAAGGGATCACGATTATTGGCGGGATTTCACAGGTGGTAAAAGTAAGTGTTGTGTGAGCCGTGTTCAACTCCGAAGAATCCTGAAGGATACAGATATACAGGGACTTAAGGCGGTTGCTGAAACCACTTTTAACGCAAACGAAACTATAGATCCGCAAGCTCTTCAATGGTTTTCGATTGACGGTAAAGAACTCCGGGGGAGTATCGACAAATCCTCAGGGGACAAACGCGGGGAAAGCGTGGTTCTGGTTACCGCGCAAGAAGATAAAACCAGCAAGGTTGTAGGCTACTATTCGGGTACCAAAGACTCCGAGCGGGGTATTGTCGACGAATATTTTGAAACTCAATCCGGTCTTTCGGGAACGGCTTATACGATGGATGCCCTTCACAATAATTCCGGGTTACTGGAGGGAATCCATGGAAAACGGGGCGTCTACCTTTCACAAATAAAAGGGAACCAGAAAATACTCCGTGAAGACCTTCGAGACATGGAGCGGAGATCAGAATGTTTGGATTATAAAAAGACCGTCGAAAAGGGCCATGGCAGGATCGAAACAAGAATATACCGGACCTACCCGGTGGAAACGGGATGCTTGGAGCGTCGCTGGTCGAATACGGGGATGAGCTGCTTCATACGGGTAGACCGTACCCGTAAAGTCGTTAAAACAGGAAAAACATCAAGCGAGACATCATACTACGTCAGCAATATAAATACCGGTCTTATTGATCAATACAACTTGCCTAACGCCGTAAGGGGACACTGGTCCGTAGAGGCAAACAATAATATGAGGGATACGAACTTCGGAGAGGACGGGTTAAGGAGCCTTGTCTCTGGTATACAGCAAAGTGTTTCATGTATTTTGACTGCTGTAATGAATATTTTGATCCAAAGGAACGCTGGTGAAAATATGAATGAAATGCGAGAGGAGATCGTAGCAGATATAAATTCTATTCACCAATATTTTAATAGATAG
- a CDS encoding DUF6389 family protein, giving the protein MEEHEYRAELRRVLDENSSNTIKNLNATIQSLPEKTKSIELIIFPDQDGEGTFGVNVSLSGPDPYVLNKAIKDSATLIDVIHTPEGLRPNVPYVDPFDSSFEVNDVLSDVVGHWLKSIWAQSDCQDLGLPVIIVADEGYGMDLPITLN; this is encoded by the coding sequence ATGGAAGAGCACGAATACAGGGCTGAGTTGAGAAGAGTATTGGATGAAAACTCATCAAATACAATTAAAAACCTCAACGCAACCATTCAGTCCTTACCCGAGAAAACTAAAAGCATTGAATTAATAATTTTTCCTGATCAAGACGGAGAGGGAACTTTTGGTGTTAATGTATCCCTATCGGGCCCTGACCCATACGTTTTAAATAAGGCAATTAAGGACTCTGCCACTCTAATCGATGTAATTCACACTCCTGAAGGGTTGAGGCCCAATGTACCTTATGTGGACCCGTTTGATTCTAGTTTCGAGGTAAATGATGTTCTATCCGATGTTGTAGGTCATTGGTTAAAGTCTATTTGGGCTCAGTCGGATTGTCAAGACCTTGGCCTCCCAGTCATAATTGTGGCTGATGAAGGTTATGGGATGGATTTGCCGATTACACTAAATTAA
- a CDS encoding HAD family hydrolase: MNNIKTIVFDLYNTLIEIKKSNRFFLKLFEFSQDGFGMDTSLYLQLVMKNDVEELRNILPAEFSNLYDERLTELKEELDSITVYTEVIGVLQNLKQDFRIFMISNLASPYKEPVFSKNLDQYFEKMIFSCDYGFLKPDKEIFKEVETITENSPDEILMIGDSFKSDIIGAKNMGWRYLKINRKTPISKDYEIKSLDEIKTHVTMCKRR; encoded by the coding sequence ATGAATAATATTAAAACAATCGTTTTTGATTTATACAATACGCTGATTGAGATAAAAAAGTCAAATCGTTTTTTCTTGAAATTATTCGAATTTTCTCAAGACGGTTTCGGGATGGATACCTCATTGTACCTTCAGTTAGTTATGAAAAATGATGTTGAGGAATTAAGAAATATTCTACCCGCTGAATTTTCAAACTTATATGATGAAAGGCTCACGGAGTTGAAGGAGGAGTTAGATTCTATTACTGTTTACACCGAAGTCATTGGTGTGTTACAAAACCTAAAACAAGATTTTCGCATCTTCATGATTTCAAACTTAGCGTCCCCCTATAAAGAGCCTGTTTTCTCTAAGAATCTAGACCAGTATTTTGAAAAAATGATTTTTTCCTGTGATTATGGATTTCTAAAACCTGATAAAGAGATTTTTAAGGAAGTAGAAACGATTACAGAGAATAGCCCCGATGAAATATTGATGATTGGAGATTCGTTTAAATCAGATATTATTGGGGCTAAAAATATGGGATGGAGGTATTTAAAAATTAATCGTAAAACTCCCATTTCAAAAGACTATGAAATAAAGAGTTTAGACGAGATAAAAACACACGTAACAATGTGTAAAAGGCGTTGA